The Mammaliicoccus sciuri genome window below encodes:
- a CDS encoding 5-bromo-4-chloroindolyl phosphate hydrolysis family protein, whose product MKYNLSYVLGALLAVPISFIAFLFSVFQLDLNFLIDMAVFAGTYVISFLPIQWYSSRRYLKEMGLTRREFHFIRKQLNEAQPKLKRLYKNYMRIRSYKEFKNLNEVAKLARTIYNTVKQSPEKFYKVESFFYSHLDNTVNLIDNYTILQRMPNKSKEEKAKLKQTKLTIDENKRTLVADLKELNESSYHQLDIEMELADIAKQRNSYRKGIPESTKEKVNLTKTHKKYEYEMERNND is encoded by the coding sequence ATGAAATATAATTTATCATATGTATTAGGTGCTTTATTAGCAGTGCCTATATCATTTATTGCTTTTTTATTTAGTGTTTTTCAATTAGATTTAAATTTTCTTATAGATATGGCTGTATTTGCTGGCACTTACGTTATTAGCTTTTTACCTATACAATGGTATAGTTCAAGACGTTATTTAAAAGAAATGGGTTTAACGCGTCGAGAATTCCATTTTATTAGAAAACAATTAAACGAAGCGCAGCCCAAATTGAAAAGACTTTATAAAAATTATATGCGTATTAGATCGTATAAAGAATTCAAGAATTTAAACGAAGTCGCTAAATTGGCACGTACAATTTATAACACGGTTAAACAGTCACCTGAGAAATTTTATAAAGTAGAAAGTTTCTTCTACTCTCACTTAGACAATACCGTGAATTTAATTGATAATTACACAATATTACAACGTATGCCAAATAAATCTAAAGAAGAAAAAGCTAAACTGAAACAAACAAAGCTCACGATTGATGAAAACAAACGAACACTCGTTGCCGATTTAAAAGAATTAAATGAATCGAGTTATCATCAATTAGATATTGAAATGGAACTTGCTGATATTGCTAAACAAAGAAATAGCTATAGAAAAGGCATTCCAGAATCAACGAAAGAAAAAGTAAATTTAACAAAAACTCATAAAAAATATGAATATGAAATGGAGCGTAACAATGACTGA